Genomic window (Shewanella psychropiezotolerans):
ACAGCCATGGCAAGCAGAGGAATAACCAAGGCGGCCAGGGCGGCGAAACCATTGTAGGAGGCGAAGAGCATGCCCACCCAGTCCGCGCCGTCGTTATAAGCCTTGGATAATACGTTTTGGGTACCATAGTGATGATCTGTGACCGCCGCGGTGGTGTATATCCACATCGAAAATAGGGCAAACCAGGAAAAAAACTGCACCACAGCCAGTTGGCGCATGGCTTTGGGCATGTGAAACATATCGTCGATGACACAAAATACCAGGCCCTGTTTATCGCGAGTCTGGCTCTGTCCCTGGTGACTCTTGCTGATTTGCCTGAGCCTATGGGCGCAGTAAAATTGCAGGGGTCCGAAGGACAAGATGCCTAAGCTTAAGATATAGAGCTGTTTATCCAGATCCTGACCCCAGATTATCAGAGTGAACAAGGCGCCCAGGGCGGTCCAGATGAAGGAAGATGAGCGGTAGGCTTGCTCGCTCCTCTTGTCTTCAGGTTTTAGATTTGACTCTAGGCTGGTTGCGGATTGTTCCAGGCGCTCAAATGCGGCCAGCTCTTCGGGTGAATACTCTTTCGTCGAAATGACAGTCCAGCCCACGGCTAACAAGAGTACGGCCCCACCAAAATAGAAGGCATAACGCACCGAGTCGGCTATCTCACCCGCCGGCGCGGTATTGGCCACGTCAAAATAGTTAGTCAGTATGTAGGGCAGAGCCGAGGCGATAACGGCACCAATACCGATAAAGAAGCTTTGCATGGCATAGCCGAGGGGACGCTGGCGTTGGGGCAAATTATCGCCGACAAACGCCCTGAAGGGTTCCATGGCGATATTGATCGAAGCGTCCATGATCCACAGCATGCCAGCGGCAATCCATAGAGTAGGGGAATTAGGCATGATAAAGATAGCTAAGGTGGTTAAGATGGCGCCGATGAGAAAGTAAGGTCGACGTCGTCCCAGTTTTCCCCAAGTGTTATCACTCATATAGCCGATAATAGGTTGAACTAGGAGGCCGGTGAGCGGCGCGGCTATCCAGAGAATGGGGATCTCATCGATTGAGGCTCCCAGCGTCTGAAAAATTCGGCTGACATTGGCATTTTGCAATGCGAAGCCAAATTGGATCCCCAGAAAACCGAAACACATGTTGAAAATCTGCCAGAAGCTGAGCTCTGGTTTACGGCGGCCATGAGTGGCCTGATGGCTAGGGTGTACGGGCTCAGACATACTATCGTTTACCTTAATATTGTTATTATTTTTTATGTCGATTATTCAAATGTCACAAGCATGATTTGAAATTAAACACATTGGCATAGTACCCTCGGGCACGAATTTGATACAATGAAATGCATACGTATTCATCATGTTTATTAACACTAAGTCAGGGGTAGGTTAACCTGGAGGTGTTTTCTGCAGGGACTAATCATTGAAATTATTTAACTTTCTTATATTGACTATATTGGTACTCTTGACCGGATGTAACTCAGCTAACCATGGTTCATTTGTCACTCAGACTTATGATGGCGCAGAGGCTAACAGGGAGACAGGTGCCGCTTTGGTTAAGCTTGGCAAGGTTGAAGGAAAAAGTTGTCAAACTGCCATTTTGTATCTTATCCCTTATGATGAATCTGCTTCGACCCATAGGGCGATCGAAGATGCTAGATCCAAGATTGAGGGAACAGAACTCCTGGCTGATATCTCTATTGACGATAAATTATGGGTTGAGTTTGGTTATTCGGTGCAATGTATCTCAGTGAGTGCAACGGCCTATGGCGTTAAGGCAGGTTCACAATAACCTGTCTTAACGAGACGTTTAGTTGAGTGTGTGTCTTGGCGATGCTGAGCATGCTGGTATCTAAACGTATCTGTGGGGTGCTAATCAATACCGTAACGCATTGCAATGAATAACAAAGCCACCATTAGGTGATAAATTGTTTAGCCAGTTCATCTAAATCTTTCGATAGTGAAAGAAGTGCCTGAATGGTGTCGGATACCTTGTTGAGGGATTCTGTATTGTCGTAGCCCAGGGATACTATCTGATTAACATTCTTACTCAGCTCTTCGGCCACATGAGATTGCTCGTTAACGGCGACAGCAATCTGTTCAGACATAGAGCTGATTGAGCTAGTGGCATCGAGAATGCCGGTGATTGAGGCTTCGGATCGCTTAGCATTGTCCACGGCTGTGGCGCTTAACTCGAAGGAAGCCAGTGTAGACTCAACCGCAGTATTTGTGCTCTTTCTGAGACCATCAATTTTCTCTTTAATCTCTAAGGTGCTGGCCTGTGTGCGCTGAGCCAGGCCGCGTACCTCATCGGCGACGACGGCAAAACCTCTACCATGCTCTCCGGCTCTGGCGGCTTCGATAGCGGCGTTGAGCGCGAGTAAATTAGTTTGCTCGGCGACGCCATTGATCACGTCCATCACAGAGACTATTCCTTGGACATTCTCATCCAATGAGTTGATAGCATGCTCAGAGTTTTTGAGTTGCAGCGCCAGCTGTTCGATGGACGCGACTGTCTCTTGTAAGATCAATGCCACGGCTTGGGTATCTTTACGTGCTTGCTCCGCCGACTCTGCTGTTTGATTGACCCGGCTGGCGACTTCTCCCGCAGAGGATGACATCTGTGTGATGGCTGTAGCCATTTGATCGGTTTCTTGTTGCTGAGCCGCGATGAGCTGGATACTCTCTCTGGCATCTTCATTAGCCTGCATTGCCTGGACGCTGGTTTTGGCTATTGACTCTTGAAATGCACTGACGATGGCTTGGATCATCTCGACGAATCGGTTGAATCCTTGGCTGACCCGTGCAAACTCATCTTTATTGCCGACATGGAGACGATGAGTGAGATCGCTCTGTCCTCGGTCCATATTCTCCAGTGCCAATGTGAGTTTGAGTAAGGGTTTTGCGATCAGCGTCTTATATAATGTATAGGTAATTAGAATTATCAATAATCCCAGTGACAGGGCTTCGATAACCGAGGTAATGAGTAAGTCACCGAGTACAGACCGTATGCTGTTATTGTCTATATATATGGCTAATTGACCCAGTGAGTTGGACTCGCCATCTTCGATGAAGACCAAAGGAATACTCATTTTTTGCCGAGTCTTGTTGTCACCGACGGTGGCGCTGATCTCGTCTTTATCGTTGATAAATTCGATGACCGCGATATGTTCAGATGCCTGCTCTGACTTGAGAATATTAACGATGCGTTCCTGCTCAAAATTCCACACCGCCGTGGGAAGGTTCAATTCGAGTCGTGAAATGGCATGCTGGAGCTGCTGCTGTTGCCTATCTTGGAGTAAGGTTTTTTGGCTGTAATAACTGATGGTACTCATTACAGTGATTAAGAAACTAACCGCAATCAGGGTCGCGACAATCAATCTGAATGCGATAGAGTTAATGATCTTCATAGGGTTATTTCCAGTCAATGAGCCCATAAACGGATAAAATCTGCTGTAACTTGCCGGATTCTCTCAGCTGTTTTGTTCCCTTCTCGACGATATCGATATACTCCTGACTGCTAGCTTTGCT
Coding sequences:
- a CDS encoding MFS transporter, with protein sequence MSEPVHPSHQATHGRRKPELSFWQIFNMCFGFLGIQFGFALQNANVSRIFQTLGASIDEIPILWIAAPLTGLLVQPIIGYMSDNTWGKLGRRRPYFLIGAILTTLAIFIMPNSPTLWIAAGMLWIMDASINIAMEPFRAFVGDNLPQRQRPLGYAMQSFFIGIGAVIASALPYILTNYFDVANTAPAGEIADSVRYAFYFGGAVLLLAVGWTVISTKEYSPEELAAFERLEQSATSLESNLKPEDKRSEQAYRSSSFIWTALGALFTLIIWGQDLDKQLYILSLGILSFGPLQFYCAHRLRQISKSHQGQSQTRDKQGLVFCVIDDMFHMPKAMRQLAVVQFFSWFALFSMWIYTTAAVTDHHYGTQNVLSKAYNDGADWVGMLFASYNGFAALAALVIPLLAMAVGLKLTHMINLFCGGIGLISFFFITDPGLLWLPMIGVGIAWASILSIPYALLANALPAQKMGVYMGIFNFFIVIPQLLAASVLGLIIKQGFDGKPIFALITGGILMMIAGVSVLFVKVPTQTR
- a CDS encoding methyl-accepting chemotaxis protein, producing MKIINSIAFRLIVATLIAVSFLITVMSTISYYSQKTLLQDRQQQQLQHAISRLELNLPTAVWNFEQERIVNILKSEQASEHIAVIEFINDKDEISATVGDNKTRQKMSIPLVFIEDGESNSLGQLAIYIDNNSIRSVLGDLLITSVIEALSLGLLIILITYTLYKTLIAKPLLKLTLALENMDRGQSDLTHRLHVGNKDEFARVSQGFNRFVEMIQAIVSAFQESIAKTSVQAMQANEDARESIQLIAAQQQETDQMATAITQMSSSAGEVASRVNQTAESAEQARKDTQAVALILQETVASIEQLALQLKNSEHAINSLDENVQGIVSVMDVINGVAEQTNLLALNAAIEAARAGEHGRGFAVVADEVRGLAQRTQASTLEIKEKIDGLRKSTNTAVESTLASFELSATAVDNAKRSEASITGILDATSSISSMSEQIAVAVNEQSHVAEELSKNVNQIVSLGYDNTESLNKVSDTIQALLSLSKDLDELAKQFIT